In Crinalium epipsammum PCC 9333, the following are encoded in one genomic region:
- the ndk gene encoding nucleoside-diphosphate kinase has product MERTFLAVKPDGVQRGLVGEIIRRYEAKGFTLVGLKLMQVSRELAEQHYDVHKERPFFSGLVDFITSGAVVAMVWEGDGVVASARKIIGATNPLTSEPGTIRGDYGVSIGRNLIHGSDAPETAQREISLWFKDEELVNWQPSVISWLYE; this is encoded by the coding sequence TTGGAACGGACATTTTTAGCAGTTAAACCAGATGGTGTACAGCGTGGACTGGTAGGTGAAATTATCCGCCGCTATGAAGCCAAAGGTTTTACTTTGGTAGGACTTAAGCTGATGCAAGTAAGCCGAGAACTAGCTGAACAACACTACGACGTTCACAAAGAAAGACCGTTTTTCTCTGGCTTAGTAGACTTCATCACCTCTGGCGCAGTTGTAGCGATGGTGTGGGAAGGTGATGGTGTTGTGGCATCAGCTAGGAAAATAATTGGTGCTACCAACCCCCTAACTTCTGAACCAGGAACTATTCGGGGAGATTATGGGGTGAGTATTGGTCGTAACCTGATTCACGGTTCTGATGCCCCAGAGACAGCGCAACGTGAGATTAGCTTGTGGTTTAAAGATGAAGAACTCGTTAACTGGCAACCCAGTGTAATATCTTGGCTCTACGAGTAA
- a CDS encoding D-alanine--D-alanine ligase family protein, giving the protein MTKLKVGLLFGGCSGEHEVSISSARAIAQALKSGENTNKYEVLPFYIQKNGIWQGVEIAQQVLAAGSPYLPTDEQQGKHNLWQFPSQASEIDVWFPILHGPNGEDGTVQGLLKLMQVPFVGTPALGSAVGMDKLAMKTAFAQAGLPQVKYIAVNRSQIYSNPCVFPKLCDEIEATLGYPCFVKPANLGSSVGIAKVRSRAQLETALDNAASYDRRLIVEAGVVAREVECAVLGNDQAKASVVGEITYTSDFYDYQTKYTAGQADLIIPASLPDAITTQIQEMAIKAFAAVDGAGLARVDFFYVEQTGEVLINEINTLPGFTTTSMYPQLWAATGIPFSELVDQLIQLALERKVNS; this is encoded by the coding sequence ATGACAAAACTCAAGGTTGGGCTGTTATTTGGTGGTTGTTCAGGTGAACATGAAGTTTCTATTAGTTCGGCTCGTGCGATCGCACAAGCATTAAAATCCGGCGAAAATACCAATAAATACGAAGTATTGCCTTTTTACATCCAAAAAAATGGAATTTGGCAAGGAGTTGAAATTGCTCAACAAGTTTTAGCAGCAGGTTCACCCTATTTACCTACCGACGAACAGCAAGGTAAGCACAATTTATGGCAATTTCCATCCCAAGCTAGTGAAATAGATGTTTGGTTCCCCATCCTTCATGGACCTAATGGGGAAGATGGTACAGTTCAGGGGTTGCTGAAATTAATGCAAGTACCTTTTGTTGGTACTCCTGCCCTGGGTTCGGCTGTAGGTATGGATAAGCTGGCGATGAAAACAGCTTTTGCTCAAGCTGGATTACCACAAGTTAAATATATAGCTGTTAATCGATCGCAAATCTACTCTAATCCCTGTGTGTTCCCCAAATTATGTGACGAGATAGAAGCGACACTGGGATATCCTTGCTTTGTCAAACCAGCTAACTTAGGATCGTCTGTGGGGATCGCTAAAGTGCGATCGCGCGCACAATTAGAAACAGCCTTAGATAATGCTGCCAGCTATGACCGCCGTTTAATTGTAGAAGCAGGCGTTGTCGCTCGTGAAGTTGAATGCGCCGTCTTGGGTAATGACCAAGCAAAAGCCTCTGTAGTTGGCGAAATTACTTACACAAGTGATTTCTATGACTATCAAACTAAATACACTGCTGGTCAAGCAGATTTAATCATCCCCGCCTCACTACCAGATGCTATAACTACCCAAATTCAAGAAATGGCAATCAAAGCATTTGCTGCCGTTGATGGTGCTGGTTTAGCAAGGGTAGACTTTTTCTACGTCGAACAGACAGGAGAAGTATTAATCAACGAAATTAACACCCTACCAGGATTTACCACAACAAGTATGTATCCCCAACTCTGGGCTGCTACTGGTATACCCTTTTCAGAGTTAGTCGATCAACTAATTCAACTGGCACTAGAAAGAAAAGTAAACAGTTGA
- a CDS encoding RNA-guided endonuclease InsQ/TnpB family protein: MYKAYKFRIYPDTEQQTALAKAMGCCRWYWNYSLNLCQETYGKTGKGLSRAYIQGLLPGLKKEYPWLTDAYSQCLQVVALNLSTAYKNFFDKRAKLPRFKSRHGRQSISYPANVKFDGDYLKLPGKVGLVYCSCHRDFDGTIKTVTVSKNPDGKYFASILVDDGKETPQCSTEGKAVGIDLGLTHFCITSDGSKYNNPRHIAKHSKNLKKKQQNLSRKKKGSNTRNKARKLVAKVHAKIARCREDFLHKLSRKIVNENQVIAVENLNVKGMVKNHNLAKAISDVGWGQFCTMLKYKAERDGKTYIEVDRFFASSKICNVCLNQVGRLPLDVRNWTCDHCETNHDRDINASINIKNEALRILSLGTSDTASGGNVSRLGGKISCLLDAIPDETGSPARN; encoded by the coding sequence ATGTATAAGGCGTATAAATTCCGAATCTACCCCGATACAGAGCAGCAAACAGCACTGGCTAAGGCTATGGGCTGTTGCAGATGGTATTGGAACTATTCGTTGAATTTATGCCAAGAAACCTACGGCAAAACTGGCAAAGGGCTGTCAAGAGCGTATATTCAAGGGCTGCTACCTGGACTCAAGAAGGAATATCCTTGGCTAACCGATGCCTATTCTCAATGCTTGCAAGTTGTAGCATTGAATTTATCGACTGCCTACAAAAACTTTTTCGACAAACGGGCAAAACTTCCTCGGTTCAAGTCCAGGCATGGCAGACAATCAATTAGTTATCCAGCCAACGTTAAGTTTGATGGTGACTACCTAAAGCTACCTGGAAAAGTTGGATTGGTTTATTGTAGTTGCCATCGGGATTTTGATGGAACCATTAAAACTGTTACTGTCTCAAAAAATCCAGATGGAAAATATTTCGCATCTATTTTGGTTGATGATGGCAAGGAAACTCCCCAGTGTTCAACAGAAGGAAAAGCTGTAGGAATCGATCTAGGTTTGACGCATTTTTGTATAACCTCAGACGGCTCAAAGTATAACAATCCCAGGCATATTGCTAAACATTCTAAAAATCTCAAGAAAAAACAACAAAACCTTTCTCGTAAAAAGAAAGGCAGTAATACTAGGAACAAGGCAAGAAAACTTGTTGCTAAAGTTCATGCCAAAATAGCTAGATGTCGTGAAGATTTTCTACACAAACTATCCCGTAAGATAGTCAACGAAAACCAAGTTATTGCTGTAGAAAATCTCAATGTAAAAGGCATGGTAAAAAACCACAACCTAGCTAAAGCCATTAGTGATGTTGGTTGGGGGCAGTTCTGTACAATGCTCAAATACAAGGCAGAAAGAGATGGAAAAACCTACATAGAAGTAGATAGGTTTTTTGCATCTTCTAAAATTTGCAATGTTTGTCTAAATCAAGTCGGAAGATTACCGCTTGATGTTAGAAACTGGACTTGTGACCATTGTGAAACTAACCATGATCGTGATATCAACGCTTCGATAAATATCAAAAATGAAGCCTTACGGATATTGTCGTTAGGAACTAGCGACACAGCCAGTGGAGGGAATGTAAGTCGGCTAGGAGGCAAAATTTCTTGCCTTTTAGACGCGATTCCCGATGAGACTGGAAGCCCCGCACGAAACTAA